A region of the Microcoleus sp. bin38.metabat.b11b12b14.051 genome:
GCGCTTTCAATATTTTATTGAAAGCTTTGAGAGATACCTCCCAAGCCGGAATCCTGACCGATTTTCAGGTTTTGCCATACACAGCTTGCCGAGGATTGCCGGGAATTGCCGGGTTAAATGTATCTGGTAATATCAATATTGTTGCAAATTCGATCGCTCTCGACACCAAAGGCAGCATTGATGGCGCGACTGTATCGGGTACAGGAGCAAATATCAACCTACAAGCGCGAGATATCCAGTTGCGACGCGGGAGCAGAATTACAACGGATGCAGGTACTTCTGAGGGTGGAAATATCGCCCTCAACAGCGATATTTTGGTAGGGCGAGACAATAGCGACATCACCGCCAACGCTCGCAGCGCTGCGGGCGGCCGCGTGAATGTCAACGTCCCGAATGTCTTGGGCTTTGGAGTAGCGAGCCGCGAACAAGTCAGAGGCAATTTGGGACTGAGTGACGCACAATTTGCAGCTTTGCAAGTAAGTCCGACATCTCTGCTTGACAGCAGCGACATTGCCGCCTTTTCTCAAAGTGTCGGCCCGGCTTTGCAAGGTACTGTTACTTTTAGTGATTCTGGGGTGAATCCGGGTCGAGGTTTGGTGGAACTGCCGCAAAATCTGGTGAATCCGGCTGCTTTAATTGCGGCAAATCCCTGCACGGAAGCGGCCGAGAGCGCGTTGATTGTTACTGGTCGGGGGGGATTGCCAGCTCTTCCTCAGGACTCTCTGGACACCGCAGAAACGCCGTTTCCGTGGGTGGAAATAGAAGGAAGAAGTCCGATGGAAGTCGGAAGAAGGGAAGAAATAGAAGGAAGAAATGCAACGGGTAATGTACGGGATTTAAGGGATGTAACAGATAGAAGTTCGAGGGAATTCGGGGAAAAGAGGGATGGGGAAGTTGTTCCGCCTCGCGGGTGGGTGATGAATAATCGAGGGGATGTGACGCTGGTGGCGGCTGAAGTTGGGGGTGAATTTCCACAGCGCGCCAAACATCCTGTCTCGGTTTGTCAGCCGCGATAAAAGTTGACATCATCTCGATCGAATGCTGGTCGATCGCTGGGAGCAGGCATTCTGCTACACTGCGGGTGATATCACCTGCGATCGATTAGCATCACCAAAACTGTTCTGTGCCGAATGCGAGTCCGCTTTCAGGCGGAGGACTCGCATTCGGCACTACGAACCAATATTACTGCTGATATGAAAGATTGTATCTGCACGGATGTGGAGAAACATTTGAGGGGCGTTCGATGATGGGGCGATCGAACTCTGACCATAACAAACATCTACTGTTCTAGCAAATATTTTCACTTAAGGCGATCGTCATGACTAATTACAAATTGCCAATTAGCCATCAAGCTTACTTTTTCCTAATTAATTTTTACTTGTTACTTCTGGCTTTCCCAGCCCGCGCCCAAATCGTCCCCGACAGCAGCTTGGGTGGCGAAAGTTCGCGAATTGTTCCCGATACAATCAACAACTTACCCTCAGATAGAATCACCGGCGGCGCCACTCGCGGCTCCAATCTTTTTCACAGTTTCCGAGAATTCAACATCAAAAGCGGAGAGGGAGCTTATTTTGAAAATCCCCGCGGCGTGTCTAATATTTTCACTCGCGTTACTGGCGGCAACTCTTCTAATATTTTAGGAACCTTGGGAGTCCAGGGAAACGCCAATTTATTTTTAATCAATCCCAAAGGAATTGTGTTCGGCCCCAACGCTCGGTTAGATTTGCGCGGTTCATTTATCGGTACAACGGCTGAGGGCGTAGTGTTTAATAACGGGTTTGAATTCAGCAGCACCAACCTGCAAACATCACCGCTGCTGACAGTTAATATTCCCGTAGGTTTAAGATTTAGAGACAATCCCGGTACAATTGTCAATCAATCCACGGCTTCAGGAAAAACAAATCTGCCAGCATCTCCCGTACCAATTCCGATTACAGAGCGAGTAGGTTTAGCAGTAGACCCCGGTCAAACTTTAGCGCTAATTGGCGGGAATGTCCAAATTGCCGGGGGCAATTTAACGGCTAGCGGCGGACAAATTGCACTCGGTAGCGTTGCCAGTCCGGGTGTAGTTAATGTGGCACTTACAGCGCCGGAACTAGGAAATTTAAGTTTAAATTATGGCAATATTCGGAATTTTGGCAATATTCAAATATCCAATGGAACACTTATCAATACCAGCGGCATCGGTGGCGGCAGAGTAGAGATTAAAGGTGGAAATGTCACCATTAATGCAGCGCGAATTTATGCGCTGACATTGGGAAATATTGATGGTAGAGGTATCGAAATCGGCGCCCAACAGTTGCGAGTGCAAAACGGCGCACAATTTTCTACTTTTACTTTAGGAGATGGTGCTGGAGGCAATATCAACTTGCGGGCTGCTGATTCGGTAGAAATGAGCGGGGTGGGAGTTGATGGCTATCAACAGGTTGTAATTAAATATCTCGTATCGGGAACGACAGACCCATTTGACCCGCTATTTATGCTGTTTAATGGTAGTGCTGGTGCTGGTGCGGGGGGGAATATTGCGATCGACACCGGACGCCTGCTCTTCAATAATGGGGTAGTTGGTAGCGGGATTACTTTTGGCAGCGGTAGGGGCGGCAATTTAATCATTCGCGCCAATACTTTTGAGATGGTAAGTTCTGGAGTCAACAACGGCACGGCAAAAGACAGTAGCGGTGCAGGGGGAAGCATTACTATTGACGTGTCCAAATTAATTATGCGCGACGGTTCTCTTCTGGGTACTACCAGCTACAGCAGCGGCCCGTCGGGGAATATTAACGTGAAAGCTGTTGAATCAGTCGAGTTGTCTAACAACGGCCCGAGAACAGTTGTATCAACTGGAATTAGCACGCTGAGTATCGGCTCTACGGGCCGCGCGGGAAATATTAACATTGATACGAAGCGGTTGAGTCTTTCTCAGGGTTCTGCGTTTACCTTAGGAACGGGTGTATTGATTGGCAGGCTCTTGTTTTCTCAGGATGGCGGGCCAGCGGGAAACTTAACAGTTAGGGCGAGCGAATCAGTAGAAGTTTCCGGGATTTCTCCACTTTTAACCAGCGGAATTCAAAATGCTAGCGCGCTGACTTCTGGAACTTTAAGCTCTAGTCGTGGCGGGGATATTCGGATTGATACGCCCAGCCTGACTGTGCGGGATGGGGGGATAGTTTCTACAAGTTCTTTGGGTAAGGGAGATGTGGGGAATATTACTGTGAATGCCGATCGCATTTTGGTCAGCGGTAGCGGTAATAACGGTTTGTTTGTCAGTACAATTGATGCTTCCGTTGGCAAGACTTTCGGTACTAATCCTAATGCTACAGCAAATGCCGGTTCCTTGAATTTGACTGCGCGCGATCGACTAACTGTCACCAACGGAGCTACAGTCACAGTACAGGCTACAGGAACCGGGCGCGCTGGTAATATTAATGTGGTCGCAAATTCGATCGGCCTCGACAACAAAGCCAGGATTGACGGTACAACTGTATCCGGTACCGGAGCAAATATTAACCTGCAAGCACAAGACATCCAACTGCGTCGCGGGAGTCGAATTACCACCGATGCGGGCAATTCTGACGGCGGCAATATCAACATCAACAGCGGGATTCTGCTAGCCCTCCCCCAAGAAAACAGCGACATCACCGCCAACGCCCGCACAGCAGCCGGCGGCCGCGTCAATGTCAATGTCCCCAATGTCTTCGGCTTTAGGGCGGTGGGCCGCGAACAAGTCAGAAGCAACTTGAATCTCACCGACGCGCAATTTGCAGCTTTGCAAGTCAGCCCAACTTCCCTGCTTCCTACCAGCGACATCGCCGCGATTTCCCAAAACGCCGGCCCGGCTTTGCAAGGCGCGGTAACATTTAGTTCTTCTGGCGTGAATCCCGCTCAAGGTTTAGTAGAATTGCCCCAAAATGTGGTGAATCCGGCAGCATTAATTGCAGCAAATCCCTGCATTGAAGGAGCCGCCAACGAGTTTACTGTTACTGGTCGGGGGGGAGTGCCGCCCAGCCCAAATGACTCTCTGGGCACCGCAGAAACGCCGTTTCCGTGGGTAGAAGCCGCAGGCAATTCGGCAGCGAACACTGTACCGGATGTAAAGGAGAAAGTGATTCAGACAGAAGCGGAAAAAAAAGCTCGCGAAGTGGTTCCGGCGCGCGGTTGGGTAGTGAATGAGAAAGGAGAAGTTACCCTTGTAGCTTCGGAAGTTGCGGGTCAATTTCCACAGCGCACGCGGCCTCCTGTGTCTGCTTGTCAACCGCGATGAGTTGAAAATATAGCAGTTCTCAGAAAGGTGAGGTACGTTTAGGGTAATGGGTAATAAGCTGTTGCGGCATTTAAATTGTATATCAAAAAACCATCAAAATCTTGTGGGGTGGGCGTCCCGCCCGCCCTGAATATGCAATTTAAATGCGCGACAGCTTAAGTAATAGGTAATCGGTAATGAAAGAAAAAGGCAATCAATAAAAAGCTGGGCTCGTACCGCAGATGGTTTCGTGCTTTCTCAGCCATTACCCACTACCATAAGCGTGCCTCATCTTTGTGATAAAAGCTATAGCTTGTAGAAACAAAAAATCTCGCCGAATGTCAGCTAATTAAAGGTTAATTATGGTTCAATACGGTTTACTTAAGATTGTCCGAAGAGAGGAACGAAGCAAACAAGAGAGATTATTTTTCAGAGGTTTTTCCTGTTGTCATCTCTTAAGTGAACCGTATTGAATTATGGTTTTCCAATATCTCTCCTTGTGGAAAATCTTCAAAATTAATCAACTAAAAGACCCAGACTTAGCGGTTCTCAAAAAAGTGAGGATAGCCCTATGCCCTATGCCCTATGCCCTATGCCCTATGCCCTATGTCCTATGCCGGATAGTACCTCATCTCTCAGAGAAAGGCTCTAAATACTATATCTCTGGAGCGAGTTACCTGTTTTTTTTAAGTTTGTACTTGTGCTTGTTTCCCGGAAGTGCGATCGCCCAAATCGTCCCCGACGGCAGCTTGGGCGCCGAAAGTTCGCGGATTGTTCCCGATACAATCAACAACTTACCCTCAGATAGAATCACCGGCGGCGCCACTCGCGGCTCAAATCTGTTTCACAGTTTCGGACAATTCAACATCGGTGAAGGGCGGGGAGCTTATTTTGAAAATCCCCGCGGCGTGTCTAACATTTTTACCCGCGTTACGGGCGGAAACTCTTCTAATATATTAGGAACCCTCGGAGTCCAGGGAAACGCCAATTTATTTTTAATCAATCCCAAAGGAATTGTCTTCGGCCCGAACGCTAGGCTAGATTTGCGGGGTTCATTTATCGGTACAACGGCTGAGGGCGTAGTGTTTAATAACGGCTTTGAATTCAGCAGCAGCAACCAGCAAACATCACCGCTGCTGACAGTTAATATTCCCGTAGGTTTAAGATTTAGAGACAATGCCGGGACAATTGTCAATCAATCCACGGCTTCAGGAAAAATAAATCTGCCAGCATCTCCCGTGCCAATTCCGATTACAGAGCAAGTCGGTTTAGCAGTAGACCCCGGTCAAAGTTTAGCACTCATAGGTGGCGAAATCCAAATTGCGGGCGGAAATTTAACGGCTAGTGGCGGACAAATTGTACTTGGTAGCGTTGCCAGTCCGGGTGTAGTTAATTTGGCAGTGACATCGAACCCACAGCAGGGAAATTTAAGTTTAAATTATAATAACATTGATAACTTCGGCAGTATTCAAATATCTGAAGGAAGCCTCATAAACACGAGCGGAACAGGTGGTGGCAGGGTTGAAATTCAAGGTGGAAATGTCACCATTAACTCCGCGCGAATTTATGCGCTGACATTGGGAAATATTGATGGTAAAGGTATTGACATCCGCGCCCAACAGTTGCGAGTTCTAAACGGCGCGCAATTTTCCACCCAAACCATAGGAGATGGTGCTGGAGGCGATATCAACTTGCGCGCGACTGATTCAGTAGAAATGAGCGGGCTGGGAATTCAGGGCTATCAGCAGCTTGTAATTAAATATCTGGCATCGGGACTAATCGACCCATTAGATCCGCAATTAGTCTTGCTGAATACTACTCTTGGCGCTGGGGCGGCAGGAAATATTACCATCGATACCGGACGCCTGCTGATGCGGGATGGGGTAGTATTTGGCGGCATAACTTTTGGTGCTGGAAATGGTGGAAATTTAAGCATCCGTGCTAACACT
Encoded here:
- a CDS encoding S-layer family protein, coding for MTNYKLPISHQAYFFLINFYLLLLAFPARAQIVPDSSLGGESSRIVPDTINNLPSDRITGGATRGSNLFHSFREFNIKSGEGAYFENPRGVSNIFTRVTGGNSSNILGTLGVQGNANLFLINPKGIVFGPNARLDLRGSFIGTTAEGVVFNNGFEFSSTNLQTSPLLTVNIPVGLRFRDNPGTIVNQSTASGKTNLPASPVPIPITERVGLAVDPGQTLALIGGNVQIAGGNLTASGGQIALGSVASPGVVNVALTAPELGNLSLNYGNIRNFGNIQISNGTLINTSGIGGGRVEIKGGNVTINAARIYALTLGNIDGRGIEIGAQQLRVQNGAQFSTFTLGDGAGGNINLRAADSVEMSGVGVDGYQQVVIKYLVSGTTDPFDPLFMLFNGSAGAGAGGNIAIDTGRLLFNNGVVGSGITFGSGRGGNLIIRANTFEMVSSGVNNGTAKDSSGAGGSITIDVSKLIMRDGSLLGTTSYSSGPSGNINVKAVESVELSNNGPRTVVSTGISTLSIGSTGRAGNINIDTKRLSLSQGSAFTLGTGVLIGRLLFSQDGGPAGNLTVRASESVEVSGISPLLTSGIQNASALTSGTLSSSRGGDIRIDTPSLTVRDGGIVSTSSLGKGDVGNITVNADRILVSGSGNNGLFVSTIDASVGKTFGTNPNATANAGSLNLTARDRLTVTNGATVTVQATGTGRAGNINVVANSIGLDNKARIDGTTVSGTGANINLQAQDIQLRRGSRITTDAGNSDGGNININSGILLALPQENSDITANARTAAGGRVNVNVPNVFGFRAVGREQVRSNLNLTDAQFAALQVSPTSLLPTSDIAAISQNAGPALQGAVTFSSSGVNPAQGLVELPQNVVNPAALIAANPCIEGAANEFTVTGRGGVPPSPNDSLGTAETPFPWVEAAGNSAANTVPDVKEKVIQTEAEKKAREVVPARGWVVNEKGEVTLVASEVAGQFPQRTRPPVSACQPR